atttatatatgcaataccactaacagtatcactgccaagattccaaacgctgttgatttcgccttgtagaactttttcattttcttctacttaatatggtagatgtcacacccattttacaaagttttttccaaagttatattttgcgtcaataaaccaatccaattaccatgtttcatcccttttttcgtatttggtatagaattatggcatttttttcatttttcgtaattttcgatatcgataaagtgggcgtggttatggtcggatttcggccattttttataccaatataaagtgagttcagataagtgcgtggactaagtttagtaaagatatatcggtttttgctcaagttattgtgttaacgtattttgttgcatcatatcattactggagttgaattttgacttaatatacttatatacagtaaggatattaaattttttgttaaaatttgaatttaaaaaaaattttttttaaaaagtgggcgtgctcttcatccaattttgctaatttttatttagcacatatatagtaatagtagtaaccaaatttcatcatgatatcttcaaggactgccaaattacagcttgcaaaacttttaaattaccttcttgtaaaagtgggcggtgccacgcccattgtccaaaatcttaaattttctattctacgtcataacattaacccacctaccaagtttcatcgctttatccgcctttggcaatgaattatcgcattttttcggtttttcgaaattttcgatatcgaaaaaatgggcgtggttatagtccgatatcgttcattttaaatagcgatctgagatgagtgcccaggaatctacataccaaatttcatcaagatacctcaaaatttactcaagttatcgtgttaacggacggacggacggacggacggacggacatggctcaatcaaattttttttcgatcctgattattttgatatatggaagtctatatctatctcgattcctttatatatgtacaaccaaccgttatccaatcaaacttaatatactctgtgagctctgctcaactgagtataaaaatgtgcgcATGCTACTTCATATTACTTATTTCACGCACAAATCAGCACTAACGCTTAAAACTAGTCAACGTATTTGTGTCTAATGTAGTAAGTCACTAATATTATAAAgaactattttgtttaatattcTGCCGTCCTAATAAGGAATGTGGGTATCTACATTTCTTTTCGAAAATtagatatttattattttcaaaattgcTAATAGATATAAAGTTATAGTGGTTTCAAGTTCATACCTTGGCAGCATCTATAGATATTTTCCACAAATCCTAATGAAAAATGTGGGTTTCTATGTACAAAATAACAGCAGAATCTACACTTTTTGGTAGAAAACTAAATGAAATTTCGGCATGTTTCCAAGTCAAAAACAACAGATTTGCGAGAATACTGCTCTTTCAAACAAGTATCAACAGTTTCGTATTAAAAGAATCAAagttttttttgcataaataGAAAGATCACATCAAAATAAGACATctgtaatttttaattgaaaaagcatcatatgtgacctggaatcatgaaacaaccctattgtgcgaaaatatcgttcttcactttttgagtgattcttataggaaatttaacgctctttccaatggaacaaaccgcatttaaagccaaatcggaccacagatgtgatttttttaaatatttcgatccatgcgcctcgGAGCtttttttttccttattattgcattgttatcgtgttctgaacttattccaagtttcaagcttttagcttatcggaaagttaattaaattttaataaaaaattcgttcacaacggccagccgctacatagagtcaagctaaacaaaccctttaacgcgtttttctcgaaaacttgttttcgcacaatagggtcgtttcatgattccaggtcacatatgttgAAAAGTATAGATGCAAACACGTTATGTTATACATATATCTCAGTTTCAGAAAAATGTAGAAACTTACATTCTTTACTAGGACGGCAGTATTCCACTTCTGATTTAAAATTGTGGAATATATCTAAACACTTACCACAGAAGACATGCAAACCCAGGTTTTCGATTCCAATGCCATGACGTTAACGCGTTTTGTGCTACAGGAGCAACGCAAATTCAAAAATGCTACCGGCGATCTTTCACAACTACTCAACTGCATACAGACGGCTATCAAAGCCATTGGTTCAGCTGTGCGCAAAGCTGGCATAGCCAAATTACACGGCATTGCGGGTGATATTAACGTGCAAGGCGAGGAAGTGAAAAAACTGGATGTGCTATCGAATGAATTATTTATCAATATGTTGAAATCATCCTATACCACTTGCATGCTGGTGTCCGAGGAGAATGAAAATGTAATAGAAGTGGAGATGGAAAAACAGGTAAATCGCATTTGAATGTGAAAAAAAGTATATTATCTTTTAAGTAATAGTTTTCTCATTATTTTACTTAAATAGGGAAAATATGTCGTATGTTTCGATCCACTAGATGGTTCTTCAAACATTGATTGTTTGGTTTCAATTGGTTCAATATTTTCCATTTATCGCCGTCAAACCAGTGATGGCGTACCAGCGTTGCAGGATGCACTGCAGCCAGGAAACAAAATTGTCGCTGCGGGATATGCACTCTATGGTTCAGCCACTGCCATTGTTTTGAGTTTAGGCTCGGGTGTAGGTGTTAATGGATTCACTTATGATCCGGCGATTGGAGAATTTATTTTAACTGATGTTAATATGCAAGTACCGGAGCAAGGGAAAATCTATTCCATCAATGAGGGATACGCGGCCGATTGGGAGGATGGTGTACACAATTATATCGCTGCGAAAAAGGATCCCACCAAGGGTAAACCATATGGTGCACGTTATGTTGGTTCTATGGTGGCGGATGTACATCGTACCATAAAATATGGTGGCATTTTTCTTTATCCGGCAACAAAATCAGCGCCAAATGGCAAATTACGTTTAATGTACGAATGTAATCCAATGGCATATTTGATCATTGAAGCAGGTGGCTTGGCAAGCAATGGACAGATAAGCATATTAGATATTGTGCCGCAAATGATTCACGAACGCAGTCCAATTTTTCTTGGCTCGAAAAAAGACGTGGAGGAAGCACTAAGTTATTTGCAAAAGtagaaaaagtaaataaaaggTACAGCATTTGCATGTGTGACTTTTTTCTAAGCTACCCGtcttataaatttttgttttcctatgCAGATTATGTTAATTGaataagttttaaaataaaaaatgtagacaaatgagaaagaaagcataaataaaaaaagatgataaaaaaaattttttattttaaataatcatttagttaatcccaagtacatggtttgccttaaattgaaagattgcgctccacctttatacttttaaatcccaaaattcttttacaagagctattgttttTTAGTccaaattcaacaagactatgtctgtattaaaggaaaaactgccttctatttttttggtccatttatataaaggtagtccctaaaatttttttatcatctttttattttcaattttttagtactgcctacaaaaaggcaattgcaactttggtTAGAATTTAAGTAAtttctaagtgaaaattcttatctttatttatttgttcaaaatagcaagatttaagagaattggaggaattttcgctgacaacactggcgaaaacaacagaattccacctcgcatcaaaacaagagaattccacctcgtttgtcagctacttaatttgcacagctgaaaatcgcggtgaaattcgcatacgcctgaaagtctaaaagaatcgtggtgaaagtcgcgttcgcctaaaagtatgcaaggacgtgcatagagttgggccttcaacgaggtggattcctacaacgcctgcaacactcaggaggctagccatgaaggtatggcctaatcttctaaatagttcgacttgggCGTTACGaggctcaaattttttgatcaaacattgcactgtcgccgagttttaaactatatttcaggtttcaagtctctagatatccaggaagttagttaaaaatcgattacaagattcccaatttaaaactagttttcccaatatctcgatccatgcgccacctagcggaatttttttgataaaatattgcattgtcaccgggtagaaatagatctatctgcgcagctatggcaggttgtctgaaaaaatttctacttactattccaaaaacaaaatacaatttttcaaagttagaaaaattaaaaaataacaataattatcattggaaaaaaagtattgttctggtcttgagctcgaatcgaaccttgaatcatttatcaataggccgataaaaactaaaattgcatgagatatgccgatatgggtatcaaacgaaaggcatttcactccgcattacaatagggtcatttttgagtaggttgccacctattcgaaatttaaaaaaaattgcatgagatatgccggtatgggtatcaaacgaaaggtacttcacgccgcattacaatagggacatttttgaatagggtttgccatttagggttggggtg
The DNA window shown above is from Eurosta solidaginis isolate ZX-2024a chromosome 2, ASM4086904v1, whole genome shotgun sequence and carries:
- the fbp gene encoding fructose-1,6-bisphosphatase 1 isoform X1; the encoded protein is MFIEDMQTQVFDSNAMTLTRFVLQEQRKFKNATGDLSQLLNCIQTAIKAIGSAVRKAGIAKLHGIAGDINVQGEEVKKLDVLSNELFINMLKSSYTTCMLVSEENENVIEVEMEKQGKYVVCFDPLDGSSNIDCLVSIGSIFSIYRRQTSDGVPALQDALQPGNKIVAAGYALYGSATAIVLSLGSGVGVNGFTYDPAIGEFILTDVNMQVPEQGKIYSINEGYAADWEDGVHNYIAAKKDPTKGKPYGARYVGSMVADVHRTIKYGGIFLYPATKSAPNGKLRLMYECNPMAYLIIEAGGLASNGQISILDIVPQMIHERSPIFLGSKKDVEEALSYLQK
- the fbp gene encoding fructose-1,6-bisphosphatase 1 isoform X2, translating into MQTQVFDSNAMTLTRFVLQEQRKFKNATGDLSQLLNCIQTAIKAIGSAVRKAGIAKLHGIAGDINVQGEEVKKLDVLSNELFINMLKSSYTTCMLVSEENENVIEVEMEKQGKYVVCFDPLDGSSNIDCLVSIGSIFSIYRRQTSDGVPALQDALQPGNKIVAAGYALYGSATAIVLSLGSGVGVNGFTYDPAIGEFILTDVNMQVPEQGKIYSINEGYAADWEDGVHNYIAAKKDPTKGKPYGARYVGSMVADVHRTIKYGGIFLYPATKSAPNGKLRLMYECNPMAYLIIEAGGLASNGQISILDIVPQMIHERSPIFLGSKKDVEEALSYLQK
- the fbp gene encoding fructose-1,6-bisphosphatase 1 isoform X3, translating into MTLTRFVLQEQRKFKNATGDLSQLLNCIQTAIKAIGSAVRKAGIAKLHGIAGDINVQGEEVKKLDVLSNELFINMLKSSYTTCMLVSEENENVIEVEMEKQGKYVVCFDPLDGSSNIDCLVSIGSIFSIYRRQTSDGVPALQDALQPGNKIVAAGYALYGSATAIVLSLGSGVGVNGFTYDPAIGEFILTDVNMQVPEQGKIYSINEGYAADWEDGVHNYIAAKKDPTKGKPYGARYVGSMVADVHRTIKYGGIFLYPATKSAPNGKLRLMYECNPMAYLIIEAGGLASNGQISILDIVPQMIHERSPIFLGSKKDVEEALSYLQK